One Papio anubis isolate 15944 chromosome 9, Panubis1.0, whole genome shotgun sequence genomic window carries:
- the TARBP2 gene encoding RISC-loading complex subunit TARBP2 isoform X1, with translation MSEEEQGSGITTGCGLPSIEQMLAANPGKTPISLLQEYGTRIGKTPVYDLLKAEGQAHQPNFTFRVTVGDTSCTGQGPSKKAAKHKAAEVALKHLKGGSMLEPALEDSSSFSPLDSSLPEDIPIFTAAAAATPVPSVVLTRSPPMELQPPVSPQQSECNPVGALQELVVQKGWRLPEYTVTQESGPAHRKEFTMTCRVERFIEIGSGTSKKLAKRNAAAKMLLRVHTVPLDARDGNEVEPDDDHFSIGVGSRLDGLRNRGPGCTWDSLRNSVGEKILSLRSCSLGSLGALGPACCRVLSELSEEQAFHVSYLDIEELSLSGLCQCLVELSTQPATVCHGSATTREAARGEAARRALQYLKIMAGSK, from the exons ATGAGTGAAGAGGAGCAAGGCTCCGGCATTACCACGGGCTGCGGGCTGCCTAG TATAGAGCAAATGCTGGCCGCCAACCCAGGCAAGACCCCGATCAGCCTTCTGCAGGAGTATGGGACCAGAATAGGGAAGACGCCTGTGTACGACCTTCTCAAAGCCGAGGGCCAAGCCCACCAGCCTAATTTCACCTTCCGGGTCACCGTTGGCGACACCAGCTGCACTG GTCAGGGCcccagcaagaaggcagccaagCACAAGGCAGCTGAGGTGGCCCTCAAACACCTCAAAGGGGGGAGCATGCTGGAGCCGGCCCTGGAGGACAGCAG TTCTTTTTCTCCCCTAGACTCTTCACTGCCTGAGGACATTCCGATTTTTACTGCTGCAGCAGCTGCTACCCCAGTTCCGTCTGTTGTCCTAACCAG GAGCCCCCCCATGGAACTGCAGCCCCCTGTCTCCCCTCAGCAGTCTGAGTGCAATCCCGTTGGTGCTCTGCAG GAGCTGGTGGTGCAGAAAGGCTGGCGGTTGCCAGAGTACACAGTGACCCAGGAGTCCGGACCAGCCCACCGCAAAGAATTCACCATGACCTGCCGAGTGGAGCGTTTCATTGAGATTG GGAGTGGCACTTCCAAAAAATTGGCAAAGCGGAATGCGGCGGCCAAAATGCTGCTTCGAGTGCACACGGTGCCTCTGGATGCCCGGGATGGCAATGAGGTGGAGCCTGATGATGACCACTTCTCCATC GGTGTGGGCTCCCGCCTGGATGGTCTTCGAAACCGGGGCCCAGGTTGCACCTGGGATTCTCTACGAAATTCAGTGGGAGAGAAGATCCTGTCCCTCCGCAGTTGCTCCCTGGGCTCCCTGGGTGCCCTGGGCCCTGCCTGCTGCCGTGTCCTCAGTGAGCTCTCTGAGGAGCAGGCCTTCCATGTCAGCTACCTGGATATTG AGGAACTGAGCCTGAGTGGACTCTGCCAGTGCCTGGTGGAACTGTCCACCCAGCCGGCCACTGTGTGTCATGGCTCTGCAACCACCAGGGAGGCAGCCCGTGGTGAGGCTGCCCGCCGTGCCCTGCAGTACCTCAAGATCATGGCAGGCAGCAAGTGA
- the NPFF gene encoding pro-FMRFamide-related neuropeptide FF isoform X1, translating to MVLQPPTPCPWKPVPSPCDLHVQGICPSSFPDTPLAQEEDSEPLPPQNAQTSGSLLRYLLQAMERPGRSQAFLFQPQRFGRNTRGSWSNERLSPRAGEGLNSQFWSLAAPQRFGKK from the exons ATGGTTCTGCAGCCTCCTACCCCTTGCCCCTGGAAACCAGTCCCTTCCCCTTGTGACTTACATGTCCAGGGTATTTGCCCATCTTCCTTCCCTGATACCCCCTTGGCACAGGAGGAAGACAGTGAACCCCTCCCGCCACAGAATGCCCAGACCTCTGGGTCACTGTTGCGCTACCTGCTCCAGGCAATGGAGAGACCTGGCCGGAGCCAAGCCTTCCTGTTTCAGCCCCAGAG GTTTGGCAGAAATACCCGGGGATCCTGGAGCAATGAACGGCTGAGTCCCCGGGCTGGAGAGGGGCTGAATTCCCAGTTCTGGAGCCTGGCTGCCCCTCAACGCTTTGGGAAGAAGTGA
- the TARBP2 gene encoding RISC-loading complex subunit TARBP2 isoform X2, whose translation MLAANPGKTPISLLQEYGTRIGKTPVYDLLKAEGQAHQPNFTFRVTVGDTSCTGQGPSKKAAKHKAAEVALKHLKGGSMLEPALEDSSSFSPLDSSLPEDIPIFTAAAAATPVPSVVLTRSPPMELQPPVSPQQSECNPVGALQELVVQKGWRLPEYTVTQESGPAHRKEFTMTCRVERFIEIGSGTSKKLAKRNAAAKMLLRVHTVPLDARDGNEVEPDDDHFSIGVGSRLDGLRNRGPGCTWDSLRNSVGEKILSLRSCSLGSLGALGPACCRVLSELSEEQAFHVSYLDIEELSLSGLCQCLVELSTQPATVCHGSATTREAARGEAARRALQYLKIMAGSK comes from the exons ATGCTGGCCGCCAACCCAGGCAAGACCCCGATCAGCCTTCTGCAGGAGTATGGGACCAGAATAGGGAAGACGCCTGTGTACGACCTTCTCAAAGCCGAGGGCCAAGCCCACCAGCCTAATTTCACCTTCCGGGTCACCGTTGGCGACACCAGCTGCACTG GTCAGGGCcccagcaagaaggcagccaagCACAAGGCAGCTGAGGTGGCCCTCAAACACCTCAAAGGGGGGAGCATGCTGGAGCCGGCCCTGGAGGACAGCAG TTCTTTTTCTCCCCTAGACTCTTCACTGCCTGAGGACATTCCGATTTTTACTGCTGCAGCAGCTGCTACCCCAGTTCCGTCTGTTGTCCTAACCAG GAGCCCCCCCATGGAACTGCAGCCCCCTGTCTCCCCTCAGCAGTCTGAGTGCAATCCCGTTGGTGCTCTGCAG GAGCTGGTGGTGCAGAAAGGCTGGCGGTTGCCAGAGTACACAGTGACCCAGGAGTCCGGACCAGCCCACCGCAAAGAATTCACCATGACCTGCCGAGTGGAGCGTTTCATTGAGATTG GGAGTGGCACTTCCAAAAAATTGGCAAAGCGGAATGCGGCGGCCAAAATGCTGCTTCGAGTGCACACGGTGCCTCTGGATGCCCGGGATGGCAATGAGGTGGAGCCTGATGATGACCACTTCTCCATC GGTGTGGGCTCCCGCCTGGATGGTCTTCGAAACCGGGGCCCAGGTTGCACCTGGGATTCTCTACGAAATTCAGTGGGAGAGAAGATCCTGTCCCTCCGCAGTTGCTCCCTGGGCTCCCTGGGTGCCCTGGGCCCTGCCTGCTGCCGTGTCCTCAGTGAGCTCTCTGAGGAGCAGGCCTTCCATGTCAGCTACCTGGATATTG AGGAACTGAGCCTGAGTGGACTCTGCCAGTGCCTGGTGGAACTGTCCACCCAGCCGGCCACTGTGTGTCATGGCTCTGCAACCACCAGGGAGGCAGCCCGTGGTGAGGCTGCCCGCCGTGCCCTGCAGTACCTCAAGATCATGGCAGGCAGCAAGTGA
- the NPFF gene encoding pro-FMRFamide-related neuropeptide FF isoform X2 translates to MDSRQAAALLVLLLLIDQGCAEGPGGQQDHQLPAEEDSEPLPPQNAQTSGSLLRYLLQAMERPGRSQAFLFQPQRFGRNTRGSWSNERLSPRAGEGLNSQFWSLAAPQRFGKK, encoded by the exons ATGGATTCTAGGCAGGCTGCTGCactgctggtgctgctgctgttAATAGACCAGGGCTGTGCTGAAGGGCCAGGAGGCCAGCAAGACCACCAGCTCCCCGCG GAGGAAGACAGTGAACCCCTCCCGCCACAGAATGCCCAGACCTCTGGGTCACTGTTGCGCTACCTGCTCCAGGCAATGGAGAGACCTGGCCGGAGCCAAGCCTTCCTGTTTCAGCCCCAGAG GTTTGGCAGAAATACCCGGGGATCCTGGAGCAATGAACGGCTGAGTCCCCGGGCTGGAGAGGGGCTGAATTCCCAGTTCTGGAGCCTGGCTGCCCCTCAACGCTTTGGGAAGAAGTGA